A window of Psychrobium sp. MM17-31 genomic DNA:
CATTCGGTAGAAACTCTTAAGCGCATCAGTACCGAAAAGATAATTTTCAGACATATCTACGAACACCAGGCCAGTCTCTGGCACAGTCACAACGTGCTTTTTGCCGCTTGCAACGTCAACAAGGTAGTTACTCGATAAATAAAACACATTGCCTCTACCATCGGTCAACAGCTTCTTGACATCACTGGCATCAATAGGCGTCGTTTGACGTGTCATTAAATCAAACTTTGCTAGATACTTGTTGGTATCTTTCACCGCAGTAAAGTAAATAAATTGTGGCTTCTCACCCCAAACTGCATTAGTGATATTGATATCAGCTAACTCGTTAATTACGTGAAGCTGATTTGAATTCAAATCTAAAAACACTACTTTGCTATCTTGCAGAAATAGTAAACACTTACCATCTTGAGAAAGTTCAAGCGATGAGGTGGAAAAAGATGTATCAAAGTTGGTGATCTGTTCTAGTTCGCCATTTCTATTGCGCCAAATCTGTCCATTCCCTGTGCGGCGTGATACAAAATAATATTCAGCAGAGTTACTTCGCGACGCTTCAGGAAAATAGTCGCTACTTTCGGAAGAATGCGGACTTTCAAATTGTGCTTGGCCCCCTTCAAATAACCCTTTACCTTCAATAACTTGGTACTGCTGCATATCTTGTTGCGCAACTAACAACTGATTATCGAATTCTAGCGCGGCATAGAACGGCGACAACTGCTCAGGTAAAGTAATCGTTTCAACCATTGCGGTATCGATATCAACCTTAATAAGCTTGTTATATTCGCTTACTAACAGGTGCTTACCATTATCAAACCAGTTAAGCGCAAAATTTAGATGTTCTATAGACATTTGATGTAATAAACGCGTTTCTTGAGTCTTAAGATCCAAAATATAAACGCGCATCGGTGTTTTGAGCTGTGCTTTTAGATACGCCAGATAACGTCCATTAGGCGATAATCTAAGTTGAATGACTCCGCTTGGATTGTCGCTTGGCGGCACCAATACTTTGCTGCGTTGTTTAGTTAAGTCATATTGATATATAGCAGCACCAGAGAAGCCTTCAGGTAATTCGGTGTAATACAAATTCTCACCCGACTTATCAAGCTGCCCATAACCATTGCTCACCGAATGGCAAGTTTTAAGCTTTTTAGGTGGTTCAACATCTGGGAATGTCGACATATCAAATAAGGCATAGTGACACTCTTTGCGAGGAATATTCACTAATAGCGTTAATAATTTACTTTCGCCAACTTGCCAAGAGAGCCCTCCGACATCGTAATCGTCAGCTTTTAATATCACTTCAGCTTGATCGCTCAATCTTTTTACATAGGTATTAACCGCTCCTTGATAAATATTGCTGTAAGCAAAAAAAGTCTTATTTGAAGAAATGAGCGGATTAGATTCACCGCCGTGATTCCACGTTGCAGAAGTGATGGAGAATTTGTAGTTTTGCTCAGGCACAGAGTTGTTAAAAGTTTTATCAACTTCACCGCCATTATTCGTCGATTGATCGCTAGTCTGCGTCTGAAGCCCCGTTACCCACAAATAACCAACGACAATGGTTAACAACATAATAATAGTTATTAATGTGCTAACAAGCTTATTCGAGCTTATCGCTTGCGATTGCTGCGGGTAAGATGGACTACTTGATTGCTCTGCAAAATCTTCTGACGCAGTTGCCTTCACCGATACATCAACAGTGCGTTCTGGATTAATTTGTTGCTGCTCTACAACGTCTTCCTGCCACGAACTCTGTAGCTGTGCCGTTTCACCGTTAGATTGAGGAGTTTCACGCTCAACACTAACCGTTAAACTGTAGCCTTTTCGATAGTGAGTTTTAATGATGCCAGAGACTAAATCAGGATGACTGAGCTGCTTTCTTAATTCAGAAATTGCACGATTAATCGCATTGTCATCAACGAATGACTGTTGCCAAACACTTTCAACTAACTCCTGACGAGTAATTATTCGAGTTTCATTGGCAACAAAATAACTCAGTAGTTTAAAACTCAACGGATCTAATTCGCGCTCAATGCTATCTGACGTAATGAGACAACGCTCACTAACAAAAAGCCAAGGTCCTATTTTTACATTCACTGATTTACCTGCTAAATGATAAAAAACGTCAAAACAACAATTAAACTATTGATAAATATTACTTAAAACTCAAACCTTATCATCAGATATGTTCTTCATAAGGTTTTAATAAGGATTCGATATTAAACCAAATACCTCAATAAAAACAACAGTTAATATCACCAAATAGTTATGAATTGATTGCTAATAGTTTGATAAGCGACTTTGCAAAAATTTCTCACTAATCTTGTCCCCATCGAATCAAGGCGAACAACGAAACAACGCCTAATTCAACAAGTAGTAACAACACAATTTACTTAACTTATTTAATTAACTCGTTTCATTAGAGCTGAGAATTTAAAAGGACATAGATATGACAAAGCAAAACATCAATACATTAGTTATGGCGACCGTTTTTGCAGCATCACTTGCAATCCCAACACATTGTGAGGCCGACACTAAACACAACATCAATAACTCGATAGTTCAGCAAAAACTAACGCAAGAAATCACAAAGCAAAGCGACAAGCGTTTAAACCAGTTTATGACCTCAATGACAACGCAGCTAGACGAGCAATTAACGCAGCTAATTAGTGCCAAATTAAGACTGTAACTTTTAACAACCTAAAATTTTAAAACCACACTTTAAACAAACTAACTTTGAACTTTAAAAAGAGAACTATTATGAAAGCAACTAAAATCATCAAATCACTAACAGCAAGCGCAATTCTTCTTTCAGGCGCAGTATCAACCACCGCTTTTGCAGATGCCGCAGTTTGGAAGGTAAGCAACGGTCAAAACGAATTATATCTCGCTGGTACTGTCCACATCTTGCCACCATCAGAGTTCCCGTTGCCAAGCGAGTTCGATAAGGCCTATAAAGCCGCTGACTCAATCGTGTTAGAAGCGAAGCTACCGGATCCACAAGATCAGCAAGCACAAATGGCAATGATCCAAAAGCTCGCCTACCCTCCGGGTCAAAAATTAAGTCAAAAAATTAGTGAGTCGACTTATAAAGAGTTAAAACAATACTTAGGTGGTCTAGGTCTAAATTTAGACGAATTAAATGGATTTAAACCAGGCTTTATTCTTAGCATGATGACGGTAATGGAAGCGCATAAAGCACAAATGGCCGGCGAAGGCGTAGACTCTTATTTCGATAAACTAGCGAAAAAAGATAATAAAGCCATCGATTACCTTGAGTCGACTGAATTTCAACTAAACATGATGGCCAATATGGGTAAAGACAAAGAAGAAGCTTTCATTCTCGACACCCTAAAAGAGATGAGCAAGTTCAAACCACAGCTTGAAAAACTCATTGCAGCATGGCGCACTGGCGACATGAAAACCATTGACTCTCTTATATTGGAGCAAGCCAAAAGCAAAGATCACGAAGCATATGACACCTTGTTCACTGACCGCAATCGTAATTGGGTCCCTCAAATTAGCGAGATGCTTAATGACAAAGACAAGGAGCTAGTATTAGTGGGCGCAGGTCACCTTGCTGGCGAAGACAGTGTTATAAAAATGTTAAAAGACAAAGGCTATAGCGTATCTAAGTTATAATCCCTATTTAGACATACAAAAGGCGCCCTGTTTTATACATTAGGGCGCCTTTTTCTGTTACTGAGGTGATTATTTAACCTTTTACTGAGCGTGAC
This region includes:
- a CDS encoding TraB/GumN family protein translates to MKATKIIKSLTASAILLSGAVSTTAFADAAVWKVSNGQNELYLAGTVHILPPSEFPLPSEFDKAYKAADSIVLEAKLPDPQDQQAQMAMIQKLAYPPGQKLSQKISESTYKELKQYLGGLGLNLDELNGFKPGFILSMMTVMEAHKAQMAGEGVDSYFDKLAKKDNKAIDYLESTEFQLNMMANMGKDKEEAFILDTLKEMSKFKPQLEKLIAAWRTGDMKTIDSLILEQAKSKDHEAYDTLFTDRNRNWVPQISEMLNDKDKELVLVGAGHLAGEDSVIKMLKDKGYSVSKL
- a CDS encoding winged helix-turn-helix domain-containing protein, with the protein product MNVKIGPWLFVSERCLITSDSIERELDPLSFKLLSYFVANETRIITRQELVESVWQQSFVDDNAINRAISELRKQLSHPDLVSGIIKTHYRKGYSLTVSVERETPQSNGETAQLQSSWQEDVVEQQQINPERTVDVSVKATASEDFAEQSSSPSYPQQSQAISSNKLVSTLITIIMLLTIVVGYLWVTGLQTQTSDQSTNNGGEVDKTFNNSVPEQNYKFSITSATWNHGGESNPLISSNKTFFAYSNIYQGAVNTYVKRLSDQAEVILKADDYDVGGLSWQVGESKLLTLLVNIPRKECHYALFDMSTFPDVEPPKKLKTCHSVSNGYGQLDKSGENLYYTELPEGFSGAAIYQYDLTKQRSKVLVPPSDNPSGVIQLRLSPNGRYLAYLKAQLKTPMRVYILDLKTQETRLLHQMSIEHLNFALNWFDNGKHLLVSEYNKLIKVDIDTAMVETITLPEQLSPFYAALEFDNQLLVAQQDMQQYQVIEGKGLFEGGQAQFESPHSSESSDYFPEASRSNSAEYYFVSRRTGNGQIWRNRNGELEQITNFDTSFSTSSLELSQDGKCLLFLQDSKVVFLDLNSNQLHVINELADINITNAVWGEKPQFIYFTAVKDTNKYLAKFDLMTRQTTPIDASDVKKLLTDGRGNVFYLSSNYLVDVASGKKHVVTVPETGLVFVDMSENYLFGTDALKSFYRMSLDSGELESIAIPFKQRDFSVVDDNTVIFTKRQYKNTSIKRVSWQLQ